A portion of the Glycine max cultivar Williams 82 chromosome 10, Glycine_max_v4.0, whole genome shotgun sequence genome contains these proteins:
- the LOC100233234 gene encoding cryptochrome 2 isoform X2, whose amino-acid sequence MGSNRTIVWFRRDLRIEDNPALTAAAKEGSVLPVYVWCPKEEGQFYPGRVSRWWLKQSLAHLDQSLKSLGSRLVLIKTHSTAVALVECVKAIQATKVVFNHLYDPVSLVRDHNIKEKLVEQGISVQSYNGDLLYEPWEVNSESGRAFTTFNAFWKKCLHMQMDIVSVVPPWQLIPAEGKIEECSLEELGLENESEKPSNALLGRAWSPGWRNADKALREFVELHLLHYSKKRLKVGGESTSLLSPYLHFGELSARKVFQVTCMKQILWTNEGNSAGEESANLFLRAIGLREYSRYLCFNFPFTHERALLGHLKFFPWNPDPDIFKTWRQGRTGFPLVDAGMRELWATGWIHNRIRVIVSSFAVKMLLLPWKWGMKYFWDTLLDADLESDILGWQYISGGLPDGHELERLDNPEIQGAKFDPEGEYVRQWLPELARMPTEWIHHPWDAPLTVLRAAGVELGQNYPKPIIDIDLARERLTEAIFKMWESEAAAKAAGSEPRDEVVVDNSHTVENLDTQKVVVLGKAPCATISANDQKVPALQDSKNEPPTRKRPKHMIEEGQNQDHSQNHNKDTGLSSIDQDICSTADSSSCKKQCASTSSYSFSVPQQCSSSSNLKWPWQEKIDMEQSSSKDGAM is encoded by the exons ATGGGTAGCAACAGGACTATTGTTTGGTTTAGAAGGGACCTTAGAATTGAGGACAATCCTGCATTAACTGCTGCTGCAAAGGAGGGTTCTGTACTCCCTGTGTATGTATGGTGCCCTAAAGAGGAAGGACAATTTTATCCTGGAAGAGTGTCAAGGTGGTGGCTGAAGCAGTCTCTTGCTCACTTGGATCAATCACTGAAGTCTCTTGGATCCAGACTTGTGCTCATCAAAACCCACAGTACTGCTGTGGCTCTCGTGGAATGCGTAAAGGCCATTCAAGCAACCAAAGTAGTGTTTAACCATCTGTATG ATCCAGTTTCACTTGTCCGTGATCACAACATCAAAGAAAAGCTAGTGGAACAAGGCATATCTGTTCAAAGCTACAATGGAGATCTGTTGTATGAGCCATGGGAAGTAAATAGTGAGAGTGGACGTGCTTTTACTACCTTCAATGCTTTTTGGAAGAAATGCTTGCACATGCAAATGGATATTGTTTCAGTTGTTCCTCCATGGCAATTAATTCCAGCTGAAG GAAAAATTGAGGAATGTTCATTGGAGGAACTTGGTCTtgaaaatgaatcagaaaaaccAAGTAATGCATTGCTAGGACGGGCATGGTCACCGGGTTGGAGAAATGCTGACAAGGCTTTAAGAGAATTTGTGGAGCTTCATCTACTTCACTACTCCAAGAAAAGGCTGAAGGTTGGTGGAGAGTCCACCTCACTCTTGTCCCCATATCTTCATTTTGGAGAATTAAGTGCAAGGAAAGTTTTTCAAGTGACTTGTATGAAGCAAATATTATGGACAAATGAAGGAAACAGTGCTGGTGAAGAGAGTGCAAATCTTTTCCTCAGGGCCATTGGACTTAGGGAGTACTCACGCTATCTTTGTTTCAACTTTCCCTTCACCCATGAGAGAGCACTTCTGGGGCACTTAAAGTTTTTTCCTTGGAATCCTGATCCTGATATCTTTAAGACTTGGAGACAAGGTAGGACTGGCTTTCCTTTGGTTGATGCAGGAATGAGAGAACTTTGGGCAACAGGATGGATACACAACAGAATAAGAGTAATAGTTTCCAGTTTTGCTGTGAAAATGTTGCTTCTACCCTGGAAATGGGGAATGAAATATTTCTGGGACACACTTCTGGATGCAGACCTTGAAAGTGATATCTTGGGTTGGCAATATATCTCAGGAGGCTTACCAGATGGCCATGAGCTTGAGCGCTTGGACAATCCTGAG ATTCAAGGGGCTAAATTTGATCCAGAAGGTGAATATGTGAGGCAATGGCTACCTGAGTTGGCAAGAATGCCAACTGAGTGGATCCATCATCCTTGGGATGCACCACTTACTGTGCTTCGAGCAGCAGGAGTTGAGCTGGGCCAGAATTACCCAAAGCCAATCATTGATATAGATTTGGCCAGAGAAAGACTCACTGAAGCTATATTCAAGATGTGGGAATCTGAAGCAGCAGCAAAAGCTGCTGGCTCTGAACCAAGGGATGAAGTTGTTGTAGACAACTCTCACACTGTTGAAAATTTGGACACTCAAAAAGTTGTCGTCCTGGGAAAGGCTCCATGTGCTACTATTTCAGCTAATGATCAAAAGGTGCCTGCTCTTCAGGATTCCAAGAATGAACCGCCTACGCGGAAGAGGCCAAAGCACATGATAGAGGAGGGGCAGAACCAGGATCACTCTCAAAATCATAACAAAGATACTGGCTTGTCAAGCATTGACCAAGACATTTGCTCCACAGCTGATTCTTCATCATGTAAGAAGCAGTGTGCCAGTACAAGCTCATATTCATTTTCAGTTCCACAGCAGTGTTCCTCATCTTCTAATCTGAAGTGGCCATGGCAAGAGAAGATTGATATGGAGCAGAGTTCAAGCAAAGATG GAGCTATGTGA
- the LOC100787358 gene encoding probable aspartic proteinase GIP2 — MLALVPMASSVKLLFLCFLSLFISFSIAQPSFRPKALVLPVTKDVSASVPQYVTQIKQRTPLVPVKLTVDLGGGYFWVNCEKGYVSSTSKPARCGSAQCSLFGLYGCNVEDKICSRSLSNTVTGVSTFGEIHADVVAINATDGNNPVRVVSVPKFLFICGANVVQNGLASGVTGMAGLGRTKVSLPSQFSSAFSFLRKFAICLSSSTMTNGVMFFGDGPYNFGYLNSDLSKVLTFTPLITNPVSTAPSYFQGEPSVEYFIGVKSIRVSDKNVPLNTTLLSIDRNGIGGTKISTVNPYTVLETTIYKAVSEAFVKAVGAPTVAPVAPFGTCFATKDIQSTRMGPAVPDINLVLQNEVVWSIIGANSMVYTNDVICLGFVDAGSDPSTAQVGFVVGYSQPITSITIGAHQLENNMLQFDLATSRLGFRSLFLEHANCANFNFTSSA; from the coding sequence ATGCTAGCTCTTGTTCCAATGGCTTCCTCAGTTAAACTCTTATTTTTGTGCTTTCTCTCATTGTTCATCTCTTTCTCCATAGCTCAACCCTCTTTCAGACCAAAGGCACTTGTTCTTCCTGTCACCAAAGATGTTTCTGCCTCAGTTCCTCAGTATGTTACACAGATCAAACAAAGAACCCCACTTGTGCCAGTGAAACTAACAGTTGATCTTGGTGGTGGCTACTTTTGGGTGAACTGTGAAAAAGGCTATGTCTCATCAACCTCAAAACCAGCTCGTTGTGGCTCTGCTCAGTGCTCACTTTTCGGGTTATATGGTTGCAATGTTGAGGACAAAATCTGTAGTCGTTCTCTAAGCAACACTGTTACTGGTGTCTCCACATTTGGTGAAATTCATGCAGATGTTGTTGCTATCAATGCCACTGATGGAAACAATCCTGTTAGGGTAGTTTCTGTGCCTAAGTTCCTCTTCATATGCGGAGCAAATGTTGTACAAAACGGCCTTGCTAGTGGTGTCACAGGTATGGCTGGTCTTGGCAGAACTAAAGTTTCCCTTCCTTCTCAATTTTCCTCAGCTTTCAGCTTTCTTAGAAAATTCGCCATTTGCTTGAGTTCTTCCACTATGACAAATGGTGTCATGTTCTTTGGTGATGGCCCTTATAATTTTGGTTATTTGAACTCTGATCTCTCCAAGGTTCTCACTTTCACGCCTCTCATTACAAATCCTGTTAGCACTGCTCCAAGTTATTTCCAAGGGGAACCCTCAGTAGAATACTTCATTGGGGTGAAATCCATTAGAGTCTCTGACAAAAATGTACCATTGAACACAACCCTTTTGTCTATAGATAGAAATGGCATTGGTGGGACTAAGATTAGTACTGTTAATCCATACACTGTCTTGGAGACCACAATTTACAAAGCTGTGTCTGAGGCCTTTGTAAAAGCAGTAGGAGCCCCTACAGTTGCACCTGTGGCTCCATTTGGGACTTGCTTTGCAACCAAAGACATTCAGTCTACAAGAATGGGCCCTGCTGTGCCTGACATAAATCTAGTGCTGCAGAATGAAGTGGTGTGGAGCATCATTGGTGCGAATTCAATGGTGTATACTAATGATGTAATTTGCTTGGGTTTTGTGGATGCTGGATCAGACCCAAGTACGGCCCAAGTTGGATTTGTGGTGGGTTATTCTCAACCAATTACTTCAATCACAATTGGAGCACATCAGTTGGAGAACAACATGCTACAATTTGACTTGGCTACCTCAAGGCTTGGCTTCCGCTCCCTCTTCTTGGAGCACGCCAACTGTGCCAACTTTAACTTTACCTCTTCTGCTtag
- the LOC100780935 gene encoding E3 ubiquitin protein ligase DRIP2 yields MGAAKLNYEKKRLTDWSIILSAAVNWPDPCLQDLRDKIFPLEEQNASVKLNINRKKNSPSLLKNNTKIDKAASKPDKAEDEKRGEVEALEEVSSYTIGSARRAKAAARLKFTRSAPPPSCQLDKVGGEEKKDGGLPPGETSNGSLKIKIPEAKNSSKANSSQQPETNKRDNSELRNEMADMFEPLNSLVEPGSKKPRKKSTMQENTVTPIVRSHDNAADQNESTPSNSDSVQHQRPLRTQEKTFRISEDLNFPAQPEIGSNIKSNKEFGPIWFCLVAAEEKKASARLPQLSSSYLRVK; encoded by the exons ATGGGAGCGGCGAAGCTCAACTATGAGAAG AAACGATTGACAGATTGGTCTATAATTCTCTCTGCTGCAGTTAACTG GCCAGATCCTTGTCTGCAAGATTTGAGGGATAAAATTTTCCCATTAGAAGAACAAAATGCTTCAGTCAAGTTGAACATCAacagaaagaagaattctccatctttgttaaaaaacaatacaaaaataGACAAAGCTGCTTCAAAACCTGATAAAGCAGAAGATGAAAAGCGTGGTGAAGTAGAAGCTCTGGAAGAAGTTTCTAGTTATACAATAGGATCCGCAAGAAGAGCCAAAGCTGCAGCTAGATTAAAATTTACTCGCTCTGCACCACCTCCTTCTTGTCAACTTGACAAAGTAGggggagaagaaaagaaagatggtGGTCTTCCCCCAGGTGAAACTTCCAACGGAAgtctcaaaatcaaaattccg GAAGCTAAA AATTCTTCGAAAGCAAATTCAAGTCAACAACCAGAGACCAACAAGAGGGACAATTCTGAGCTTAGGAATGAAATGGCTGATATGTTTGAGCCATTAAATTCCCTGGTGGAACCTGGAAGCAAAAAGCCTCGTAAAAAGTCCACCATGCAAGAAAATACTGTCACTCCAATAGTGCGCTCCCATGACAATGCTGCTGATCAAAATGAATCAACTccttcaaactcagattcagtcCAACACCAAAGGCCTCTGAGAACTCAAGAGAAAACATTCAGAATCTCTGAGGACTTGAATTTTCCTGCACAACCTGAGATTGGTTCCAACATCAAAAGCAACAAAGAATTTGGTCCAATATGGTTCTGCTTGGTTGCTGCAGAAGAGAA GAAAGCAAGTGCACGATTGCCACAGTTATCCTCCAGCTACCTAAGGGTCAAGTGA
- the LOC100781470 gene encoding PRA1 family protein D has translation MWPSAEMLSNIKEASQSVVSTRRPWRVFLDPSSLSLPSSISETTTRLAHNLTYFLFNYALLLLLVFLLTLLRHPFPLLLFLLLSAAWYFLYFSRDDLPIAIIPLSLVTLVALFATGAWLYLLLAVLIAAVVVFLHAALRSTDELVGDDQESPYGPMLGDTPATGAYVPV, from the coding sequence ATGTGGCCCTCGGCGGAGATGCTATCAAACATAAAGGAAGCAAGTCAAAGCGTGGTGTCGACGCGGCGCCCCTGGCGCGTGTTCCTTGACCCCTCCTCCCTCAGCCTCCCATCCTCCATCTCGGAAACCACCACGCGCCTCGCCCACAACCTGACCTACTTCCTCTTCAACTAcgccctcctcctcctcctcgtcTTCCTCCTCACCCTCCTCCGCCACCCCTTccccctcctcctcttcctcctcctctccGCCGCCTGGTACTTCCTCTACTTCTCCCGCGACGACCTCCCCATCGCAATCATCCCTCTCTCCCTCGTCACCCTCGTCGCTCTCTTTGCCACCGGCGCCTGGCTCTACCTCCTCCTCGCGGTGCTCATTGCGGCCGTGGTCGTTTTCTTGCACGCTGCGCTCAGGAGTACGGACGAGCTTGTTGGGGACGATCAAGAATCCCCTTATGGTCCTATGCTTGGTGACACTCCTGCTACTGGTGCCTATGTCCCTGTTTGA
- the LOC100305927 gene encoding Actin-depolymerizing factor-like, whose product MAFRVGGAGGGNASSGMGVAEHSVSTFLELQRKKVHRYVIFKIDEKKKEVVVEKTGGPAESYDDFTASLPENDCRYAIFDFDFVTSENCQKSKIFFIAWSPSVARIRPKMLYATSKDRFRRELQGIHYEIQATDPTEMDLEVLRERAN is encoded by the exons ATGGCTTTCAGAGTTGGAGGAGCGGGAGGA GGAAATGCCTCTTCTGGCATGGGTGTTGCTGAGCATAGCGTAAGCACGTTCCTGGAATTGCAGAGGAAGAAAGTTCATCGCtatgtgatttttaaaattgacgagaaaaagaaagaggttgTTGTTGAAAAAACTGGAGGCCCTGCTGAGAGCTATGATGATTTCACTGCATCCTTGCCTGAAAATGATTGCCGATATGCTATCTTTGACTTTGATTTTGTGACATCTGAGAACTGCCAAAAGAgcaaaatcttttttattgCATG GTCTCCTTCGGTAGCCCGCATTCGCCCTAAGATGCTATATGCAACATCCAAGGACAGGTTCAGAAGGGAGCTGCAGGGCATCCATTATGAGATTCAGGCAACAGACCCAACCGAGATGGATCTTGAAGTCCTCAGAGAGCGTGCAAACTGA
- the LOC100233234 gene encoding cryptochrome 2 isoform X1: MGSNRTIVWFRRDLRIEDNPALTAAAKEGSVLPVYVWCPKEEGQFYPGRVSRWWLKQSLAHLDQSLKSLGSRLVLIKTHSTAVALVECVKAIQATKVVFNHLYDPVSLVRDHNIKEKLVEQGISVQSYNGDLLYEPWEVNSESGRAFTTFNAFWKKCLHMQMDIVSVVPPWQLIPAEGKIEECSLEELGLENESEKPSNALLGRAWSPGWRNADKALREFVELHLLHYSKKRLKVGGESTSLLSPYLHFGELSARKVFQVTCMKQILWTNEGNSAGEESANLFLRAIGLREYSRYLCFNFPFTHERALLGHLKFFPWNPDPDIFKTWRQGRTGFPLVDAGMRELWATGWIHNRIRVIVSSFAVKMLLLPWKWGMKYFWDTLLDADLESDILGWQYISGGLPDGHELERLDNPEIQGAKFDPEGEYVRQWLPELARMPTEWIHHPWDAPLTVLRAAGVELGQNYPKPIIDIDLARERLTEAIFKMWESEAAAKAAGSEPRDEVVVDNSHTVENLDTQKVVVLGKAPCATISANDQKVPALQDSKNEPPTRKRPKHMIEEGQNQDHSQNHNKDTGLSSIDQDICSTADSSSCKKQCASTSSYSFSVPQQCSSSSNLKWPWQEKIDMEQSSSKDGKYILTFPRDL; this comes from the exons ATGGGTAGCAACAGGACTATTGTTTGGTTTAGAAGGGACCTTAGAATTGAGGACAATCCTGCATTAACTGCTGCTGCAAAGGAGGGTTCTGTACTCCCTGTGTATGTATGGTGCCCTAAAGAGGAAGGACAATTTTATCCTGGAAGAGTGTCAAGGTGGTGGCTGAAGCAGTCTCTTGCTCACTTGGATCAATCACTGAAGTCTCTTGGATCCAGACTTGTGCTCATCAAAACCCACAGTACTGCTGTGGCTCTCGTGGAATGCGTAAAGGCCATTCAAGCAACCAAAGTAGTGTTTAACCATCTGTATG ATCCAGTTTCACTTGTCCGTGATCACAACATCAAAGAAAAGCTAGTGGAACAAGGCATATCTGTTCAAAGCTACAATGGAGATCTGTTGTATGAGCCATGGGAAGTAAATAGTGAGAGTGGACGTGCTTTTACTACCTTCAATGCTTTTTGGAAGAAATGCTTGCACATGCAAATGGATATTGTTTCAGTTGTTCCTCCATGGCAATTAATTCCAGCTGAAG GAAAAATTGAGGAATGTTCATTGGAGGAACTTGGTCTtgaaaatgaatcagaaaaaccAAGTAATGCATTGCTAGGACGGGCATGGTCACCGGGTTGGAGAAATGCTGACAAGGCTTTAAGAGAATTTGTGGAGCTTCATCTACTTCACTACTCCAAGAAAAGGCTGAAGGTTGGTGGAGAGTCCACCTCACTCTTGTCCCCATATCTTCATTTTGGAGAATTAAGTGCAAGGAAAGTTTTTCAAGTGACTTGTATGAAGCAAATATTATGGACAAATGAAGGAAACAGTGCTGGTGAAGAGAGTGCAAATCTTTTCCTCAGGGCCATTGGACTTAGGGAGTACTCACGCTATCTTTGTTTCAACTTTCCCTTCACCCATGAGAGAGCACTTCTGGGGCACTTAAAGTTTTTTCCTTGGAATCCTGATCCTGATATCTTTAAGACTTGGAGACAAGGTAGGACTGGCTTTCCTTTGGTTGATGCAGGAATGAGAGAACTTTGGGCAACAGGATGGATACACAACAGAATAAGAGTAATAGTTTCCAGTTTTGCTGTGAAAATGTTGCTTCTACCCTGGAAATGGGGAATGAAATATTTCTGGGACACACTTCTGGATGCAGACCTTGAAAGTGATATCTTGGGTTGGCAATATATCTCAGGAGGCTTACCAGATGGCCATGAGCTTGAGCGCTTGGACAATCCTGAG ATTCAAGGGGCTAAATTTGATCCAGAAGGTGAATATGTGAGGCAATGGCTACCTGAGTTGGCAAGAATGCCAACTGAGTGGATCCATCATCCTTGGGATGCACCACTTACTGTGCTTCGAGCAGCAGGAGTTGAGCTGGGCCAGAATTACCCAAAGCCAATCATTGATATAGATTTGGCCAGAGAAAGACTCACTGAAGCTATATTCAAGATGTGGGAATCTGAAGCAGCAGCAAAAGCTGCTGGCTCTGAACCAAGGGATGAAGTTGTTGTAGACAACTCTCACACTGTTGAAAATTTGGACACTCAAAAAGTTGTCGTCCTGGGAAAGGCTCCATGTGCTACTATTTCAGCTAATGATCAAAAGGTGCCTGCTCTTCAGGATTCCAAGAATGAACCGCCTACGCGGAAGAGGCCAAAGCACATGATAGAGGAGGGGCAGAACCAGGATCACTCTCAAAATCATAACAAAGATACTGGCTTGTCAAGCATTGACCAAGACATTTGCTCCACAGCTGATTCTTCATCATGTAAGAAGCAGTGTGCCAGTACAAGCTCATATTCATTTTCAGTTCCACAGCAGTGTTCCTCATCTTCTAATCTGAAGTGGCCATGGCAAGAGAAGATTGATATGGAGCAGAGTTCAAGCAAAGATGGTAAGTACATTCTTACATTTCCAAGGGATTTATGA